Below is a genomic region from Triticum dicoccoides isolate Atlit2015 ecotype Zavitan chromosome 5A, WEW_v2.0, whole genome shotgun sequence.
CGAGCCGAGGACCTCGGCGAAGCCATCCAGATCCAGCCAGGAGCCGGCGTACGGCGCGGGCCCTGGCGGCAGCGGCCGGACGGACCTCTCGATGGCGGCGTACCTCGCTGCCGGCGAGAAAAGTGATTCCTGCGGCTGAAACTGCGGCGGCACGGCAGagggctccgccgccgcctcggtagaGTTAGAGTACTGGGCCGGCGCGCCCGGGCCGGTGAGGCGCTGGACGAGCGCCAGGAACTCGCCGGGCTGGGTGTGGATGACCTTGGGCGAGGCGTCGTAGATGATGACCGGCGCCCGCGGCTGCTGCGCCTGCGGCTGCGGCTGAGCTCGCTGGTGGCGGTGGTTGGGGGCTTGCTGCCGGGCTCCGTAAGGCAGCGGCACGACGGGCGGCTTCCTGACCTTGTGGGAGTCCTTGCTGACGGACAGCCGCGGGGGGCGCGGGCCCTGCAGCTGCAGCTGCCTGCTGCGTGGTGACTGACGGTCCTCCGACGACGACGCGTCCATGGATCGCTCgcagcgggaggaggaggaagaagagtagccGACAGAATGGGGAAGGAAGAAGACGAGTGTGCTTTGGTTTCTAgctgtggacggacgctgccaagaAATCAACGGGAGCAGCAGGAAGCCACGGCCCACGGGGCAAGGTGGTTGTTGACCTGAACAGCCAAGGAAAAGTCGTGTGTGCTTCCCAAAGATTATAGTAGGCGCTAGCCGTCGGCTAACCGATGAGAGTACCGGCCGATCACCTCCCACCATACGATAGTTGTTGGTGACTGTTGGATCAGGCCCCGTACCTAAAGAGATGCCTAGAAAAATTAAccgaatgtttctgagacaccagtgCATATTTCTACAGTAGAGGTGTCTAATTAAGTATCTACCTCtataataagcaccggtgcttagtgCATGTCTCTGATTGAGTTCACGATGGAGATCTCCCCTACCTAGGGGATTGTTTCTTTTTCCCGTCGATCTTCGTCAGTGGTGAGATGTTCGATCTGGCTGGCCATCCTTCCAGATTATGATCATTCGTTTCCTCGTTCCCAGTTTGAGATCGAGTTTCCCCTCCCCCGGGCAGGGTTTTCTTTCCTCTCGTCGCTGGAGGCAGCGTTGAGTTTTTTCTTCACCCCTTGTTCCAATTTCTTCCCTTTGGCTACGTTTGGGCTGATCATGGGGTGTGCTAGACCTACTTCCTGGCCTCGGCTTACCATGTGAGGTGTTCGATATTGTTGGGTTTCTACTCTCGTCGTCCCCGGTGACGTTTGAGTTTCATCGTTTTTGTTCTTCTGGTGGTGCGTTCCTGCAAGAGGGCATTGAAGATTGTAAGTTTGAATTGTCGAGGATGTGGATGCTCGTGGCGGTTCGAGTGCTCTTGGGGATCCAAGGTCGTGTGAGACCAGATGTGTTGTTTCTATCTGAAACACATCTATCTAAAGCTAAGACGAAAAAACTAAAAAGATGGTTAGGTTTTGCGGAGATGAAGATGTCGGAAAGCAGCGAGAGAAGTGGTGGCTTACTGAGGTTTTGGCAGTCTAGTCTGGGTGTCACGTCTTCTGAGGCACACACCAATTTCATTGACATTCGTATCAAAGAATGAAATGAAGAGGGATGGTGCTTTGCTAATATCTATGATGAGCCGAGCCGTCAACGGAAGCACTTGACCAGATTCTCAAAAAAACACTTGACCAGGGACTATACCTGTCCATCCGTTGGGCCGGGCCTACCAAAGCCCGATGCAAAaagctaggcccgagcccggccagcCGTTAGGCCTAAAAATCAGACGCCCAAACCCAGCCCATCGCGCAAAAAACCCATCAGGCCTCAGGCCAGGCCTCTTCCTTAAATTACAAATACGACGGGCATGAGCCCGACCTGGCCCAGCCATCAGGCTCAAAATGTAGGCCTAGGCCCAGCCCGTGGGCAAGGTCGGGGTAGGCCGGGTTGGGTTTTTTCGGCCCGTCCGGGctgggctgcccatggccaggtataccAAGGACTATGTATGTGAATTGCATGCAAAGTCTGATCTGCCGTGGATAATGTCCGGCGACTTTAATGAAATACTTTATGGCCATGAAAAAGAAGGCGGTGCTGTACGCCCCCAACGATGCATACACCAATTCAGTGATGACTGGCCTTGAGGACCTGGGTTGCACGGGAGACGAATTTACTCGGCGAAGAGGACGCATACGTGAGCACTTAGATCGCGCAGTTGGCAATATGAGTATATGACATGGGCTGACTTGTTTCCTTGCCATGGAGTGATCAACGAAGCTTTTGACAAATCAGACCACCGGCCAGTGTTAGTGGACACCGATCACCAACAAGGCAGGCGAGGGGTCCTGCTGAACCGCGACGTTTCGAAGCGAAATGGCTCGCGGAAGAGGACGTAGAAACAATTGTGCAAGTAGCATGGGATTCCGGAAAGATGCATGACACCGCGTCATTTGTCACACTGCGCGCGGGAATGCATGGTGAGTGAATTACAAAAAATATCGACATTGAAGACTAGGGTTACAGAAATCACACTTCTACGAAGTTATGTCAAAAAATCACTAATTCTGAGTCTAATTTTTTGCAAACAACACTAGTCATCCGCTTTGCTTGCTTTTAGCATAATTATGATAGGTGGGTCCCGCACATCAGGAGCCAGGTTGGCAAAAAAACGCCACCTAGATGTGTTGACTAGTCTTCCCCTTCTTCTCCAACTCTCTTTCTTTCTCTACAGATCAcgacgccgccaccaccgccgcccgggATCCAGCTCCACAGCGCCCCCTTCCtccctcctctctctttccccaaaCGGTGACAACTTGCGGCCGCCCACCTCGCCCTGCAACCTCACTACCGACCCGCCAGCCGCCATGTGCTGCACAGGTGCACGGGCGCGAGCAGCCGCGGCGGCGGCCATGCACGGTCGTGAGCGGGAGGTGCACGGGCGCGAGCAGCCGTGGCGGCAGCCACACACGGGTGCGAGCGGGGAGGCGCACGGACGTGCACCGGAGCAACAAGAGGCGCACGGGCGCGAGCAGGGAGGAAGCTGGGCACGCCCCGGAGCaagcagcggcggcggagctcctgcacCGGTGGATCCTGTCCCTTCAGCATCTCGTTGTCGTCTGCCGGAGTCCACAGCAGCCGCCGCCCGTCAGAACCGTCGCTGCATCCCGATCCAGAGGAAGGTGCGGTCGTGGGGAGCTCGGCTTGGGGTGACTTTTTAGAGAGAGGGATAGAGGGGATACTAGTCAAAGGCCTATGTGGCATAAAATGTTGCCACATCACCCTGTCCAGCGGGACCTATCTGTCATAATCGTGCTTAAAACAGTCTAACTGGTCAACAAGTATTTTTTGCAAGATATTAGTCTCAGaattaatgatttttgacacaattCCGTAGAAGTGTGGTTTGTGCAAACCTAGCCTTTAATGCggatgttttttgcaattcactcgtgCATGATTTTCGTCACGCTGTCGGGTTCTTCtttgcctacttcgagcaccgccgccgcgcttCTATCGGCGACCGACGTGGCCCCATGGGTTGTCTCTGCTTTCGTCGACTACATTGCCGTCCACCTCTTCGTCTACGTTCAACACCAGCCCATGCAGGTGCAGTTCAGAGCAGCCActggacagtgcaaaaggaattttATCAAGAACCTTAAAAATGAGTCAGGTGCTTGGGTGCAAGACCAGGAGCTTGAATCACATGTGGCgaactatttttcttttttttattgctGAAGTTCTTGCTCCTGATCATGCTATGATTGATAAGGTCAAGCCACGTGTTAGTGTTACTCATGATATGAATGAATAGTTGAATAAACCATATACAAAAAAGGAAGTGAAGAATGTTATGTTTAACACTAGGGACCTGAAAGCCCCAAGCCCGGATGGCCTACATGCTATTTTTTACAAGAGATTCTAGCATATTATTGGGAAGGGCCtagttgatgatgttttgttggctgTAAACTCAAGGAAAATTCTAGAAAGGTGGAATAACACCACTATTGTGCTCATCCCATAGGTTGAAAATCCATAGGTCATTACTCAGTTTGGACCGGTCAGCCTATGCAATGTGGCGTATAAGGTAATTTCTAAGGTGCTGATAAACCATCTCAATTTTTTGTTAACAGAGATTATTTCGCCAAATCAAAGCACTTTTATATCGGGGCACCTTATTATGGATAATTTCTAGGTGGCTTTCAAATGTTACCATGCTATAAAAAAGAAGAGTACAAGCAAGTATGAAACTTGTGCAGTAAATCTTGAGATGCACGAGGCCTATGATAGGGTGGAATGGAATTTTTTGGAATGGGTCCTTCTGCGATTTGGGTCTATTACCTCTTTTGGGTGGCCTTGATACCAAGTATGGATAAATAACTCCATTACTGATTATTTTTCTCCAACTAGGGGCCTCCGTCAAGGCGATCCCCTATCACCCTATTTATTTCTTCTTTGTGTTGAAGGGCTCTCAAGTCCGATGACACATGAGGAGGAAGAGGGTAACCTGGCGGGGGTGAATTTCTGCCGAAACGCACCATCGATGTGCCACCTACCCTTCGCAGACGATTCCCTGATACTTATAGGGCGTACGCCACAAATGCGGCTAGCCTTAGGCACGCCTTGGATGATTACTGTGCAGCTTCTAGTCAGTTGGTGAGTGATGCCAAATCGAGTATCTTTTTCAGTCCTTGCACCCCTATGGAGACCAGGGCCAAGATATGCACATCACTTAATATTATGGCCGAAATAATGCCAGACAAGTACTTTGGGCTCCACCCTATAGTTGGTGTTGATAGAATGGATTGTTTTCAGCACCTAATTGACAGGGTCCTCAGTAGGATCCGAGGATGGAAAAAGAAATTGTTATCTATTAAGGGTAAAGAAATTCTATTGAAAGCTGTTGTGCAAGCCATTCCTTCATATGCCATGTCTATTTTTAAGCTTCCCAAACAAGTATGCAATGGGATACCATCTACTATGTCCCAGTACTAGTGGGGACATGAAGATCATAAGAAGCATATGCACTGGTTTGCTTGGTGGAAGATGTGTGTCCCCAAAAACAGAGGAGATATGGGATTCGGAGACTTACAGTATTTTAATATGGCTATGCTAGCTGAGTGGTGATGGAGATTGTTCTCATAGTATGAATCTCTCTGTGCCAAGGTCTTGAGAGCTAAGTACTTCCCAGATGGAGATATTTTAAACTACAAAAGGGAAGTTCTGTGGGCAGGAATTCAGATTTTTAAGAGAGGGCACATTTGGAGGGTCTGTGACGGCTCCCAAATAAGCATATGGGATGACCCCTGGTCTCGAGTACCCCAAATAGGGAAATCATGACTGGGCGAGCAAATATTGTTATCACTAAGGTCTTTGAACTTATTGATGCCGAGTCCAGAACATGGGACGAACAATTCATCAGAGATTTATTTTGGCCCATTGATGTAGAACGTATACTCAAAATCCCTTTGGCAATTGGTATGAGGGAAGACTTTGTGTCGTAGCACGTTAACAAGAATGGAACTTTTTCTGTGAGGTTCGTATATCACGTAGAATCGAATCACCAACGTGGACGAAGTTGAGGCAAAAAACTCTGATTCCTCAAGTACTACTCCAGTGTGGGGGATCATCTGGAAAACTGAATGTTCCATCAAAAATTAAGATTTTCTACTGGAGGGCGCTACTAGGGCAATCCCTTGCCTGGGGTTCTTGCAAAAAGGCACATCATCACATCCTCACAGTGTCCAATATGTGGCTCAGATTGTGAGAGCGTGCGGCATGTCCTTTTTCATGCTCAAGAGAATAGGAAGTTTGGCGCATTTTAGGTCTTCAGTACTTCAGCAATGGCATTGGCCTGCTAGACCGGAAGGGCCACTCGTTGCTGGCTGATGTCTTTTAGCACCAAATAACCAAAGTTCAGTCCTTGCTGACGTGAATAGGAATGACCTGGTTGCCACTGCTACTTGGTATCTTTGGTGGGAACACCAGCGTTTCGTACATGGTGAACCCATCCAAGAGTCGACCCGTCCAGCACAAGCTATTACCACCCTTGCAAAGAACTTCTCTAGGTCTAGAAAATGAAATCCTCGCATCTATAGGCATGCCTGGGATAAACCTCAGGAAGGTTACATCAAGCTCAATGTTGACGCGGCGTTCAACAATGATAGTGAGGATGGTGGCACGGGAGCCATCCTTCGGGATGCacagttcttcttcctatcggtgtCTAGCGACGACCCCTAGTTTGTGGAAGATGCAACAACATCAGAGGCACAAGCTCTTAAAGATGGCTTGATTCTATCAAACTTTGTTggttgtgatgacccacaagtataggggatctatcgtagtcctttcgataagtaagagtgtcgaacccaacgaggagcagaaggaaatgataagcggtttccaggaaggtattctctgcaagtactgaaataagtggtgacagatagttttgtgataggataatttgtaatgagcaacaagtaacaaaagtaaataaagtgcagcaaggtggcccaatcctttttgtagcaaaggacaagcctggacaaactcttatatagagaaaagcgctcccgaggacacatgggaatatcgtcaaactagttttcatcacgttcatatgattcgcgttcggtactttgataatttggtatgtgggtggaccggtgcttgggtactgttgatgacccacaagtataggggatctatcgtagtcctttcgataagtaagactgtcgaacccaacgaggagcagaaggaaatgataagcggtttccaggaaggtattctctgcaagtactgaaataagtggtgacagatagttttgtgataggataatttgtaatgagcaacaagtaaaaaaagtaaataaagtgcagcaaggtggcccaatcctttttgtagcaaaggacaagcctggacaaactcttatatagagaaaagcgctcccgaggacacatggggatatcgtcaaactagttttcatcacgttcatatgattcgcgttcggtactttgataatttggtatgtgggtggaccggtgcttgggtactgctgatgacccacaagtataggggatctatcgtagtcctttcgataagtaagactgtcgaacccaacgaggagcagaaggaaatgataaacggttttcaacaaggtattctcagcaagtactgaaataagtggtaacaaatagttttgtaatgagataatttgtaacgagcaacaagtaacaaaagtaaataaagtgcagcaaggtggcccaatcctttttgtagcaaaggacaagcctggacaaactcttatataaggaaaatctctcccaaggacacatgggaatatcgtcaagctagttttcatcacgttcatatgattcgcgttcggtactttgataatttgatatgtgggtggaccggtgcttgggtgttgttcttacttgaacaagcatcccacttatgattaacctctattgcaagcatccgcaactacaacaaaagtattaaggtaaacttaaccatagcatgaaacatatggatccaaatcagccccttacgaagcaacgcataaactagggtttaagcttctgtcactctagcaacccatcatctacttattacttcccaatgccttcctctaggcccaaataatggtgaagtgttatttagtcgacgttcacataacaccactagaggttagacaacatacatctcataaaaatatcgaacgaataccaaattcacatgactactaatagcaagacttctcccttgtcctcaggaacaaacgtaactactcacaaaacataaacatgttcataatcagaggggtattaatatgcataaaggatctgaacatatgatcttccaccaattaaaccaactagcatcaactataatgagtaattaacactactagcaacctactagcaccaaccccggacttgaagacaagaatcggatacaagagatgaactagggttttgagatgagatggtgctgatgaagatgttgatggagattgccctctcccgatgagaggagcgttggtgatgacgatggcgatgatttcccccttcgggagggaagttgatccgccaaggttccgcctcgtggcggcggagtttcgtcccgaaaggttgcttcttaatttttttctcgacgaaagacttcatataggagaagatggtcatcggagagccaccagggggcccacgaggcagggggcgcgccctagggggggcgcccccaccctcgtgagaagggtgtgggccccctggtcttcatctttggcgaggatttttcattatttattataaggtgttccgtggagtttcaggacttttggagttgtgcagaataggtgtctaatatttgctccttttccagcccagaattccagctggcggcattctccctccttatgtaaaccttgtaaaacaagagagaatagccataagtattgtgacataatgtgaaataacaacccataatgcaataaatattgatataaaaacatgatgcaaaatggacgtatcaactcccccaagcttagacctcgcttgtcctcaagcgaaaagctgaaattgaaaaatatgtccacaagtttagagatgaaggtgtcgataaaaataaaatacggacatgagggcatcatgatcattcttataacagcaacttatataatttttgtcatattatctctaatgctagagtaataattcaatcacaatatcaggtATGAATCGTAaaattcattgaaaactaacaaactacaatcttggtcattgaagcaattgcaatttatcataacataggaaagaatcaatgtataagagcttttcagcaagtccacatactcaactatcatataatctttcacaattgctgacactcgtgcaatacttatgggtatggagttttaattagacacagagaaagataggggctttgatgtctactacacaaccttcttcttgtagacgttgttgggcctccaagtgcagaggtttgtaggacagtagcaaatttcccttaagtggatgacctaaggtttatcaatccgtaggaggcgtaggatgaagatggtctctctcaagcaaccctgcaaccaaataacaaagagtctcttgtgtccccaacacacccaatacaatggtaaattgtataggtgcactagttcggcgaagagatggtgatacaagtggtatatggatagtagataatagtttttgtaatctgaaattataaaaacagcaaggtaactaatgataaaagtgagcgtaaacggtattgcaatgcgttgaaacaaggcctagggttcatactttcgctagtgcaagttccctcaacaatgataacataattgaatcacataactatccctcaacatgcaagaaagagtcaatccaaagtcactaatagcggagaacgaacgaagagattatggtagggtacgaaaccacctcaaagttattctttccaatcaatccattgggctattcctatacgtgtcacaaacaaccctagagttcgtactagaataacaccataagatacaaatcaaccaaaaccctaatgtcacctagatactccaatgtcacctcaagtatctgtgggtatgattatacgatatgcatcacacaatctcagattcatctactcaaccaacacatagtgttggggaacgtagtaatttcaaaaatttcctacgcacacgcaagatcatggtgatgcatagcaacgagagggaagagtgtgatctacgtaccctcgtagaccgacagcgaaagcgttatgacaaggcggttgatgtagtcgtacgtcttcacggcccgaccgatcaagcacctaaactacggcacctccgagttctagcacatgttcagctcggtgacgatccccggtgtcggtgtcaaaaccggcagatctcgggtagggggtcccgaactgtgcgtctaggccggatggtaacatgagacaggggacactttgttttacccaggttcgggccctctcgatggaggtaaaaccctactcctgcttgattaatattgatgatatgggcagtacaagagtagatctaccacgagatcaaggaggctaaaccctagaagctagcctatggtatgattgttgtgtatggagttgattctgtcctatggactacaaccctccagtttatatagacaccggatagggttagggttacacagagtcggttacaatggtaggagatcttgaatatcgtgtcgccaagcttgccttccacgccaaggaaagtcccatccggacatgggacgaagtcttcaatcttgtaccttcataatccaggagtccggctgaaggtatagtccggctacccgaacaccccctaatccaggactccctcagtagcccctgaaccaggcttcaatgacgacgagtccggcgcgcaaaattttcttcggcattgcaaggcgggttcctcctcccagTCCTTTATAGAAGAATGtagacaccaagagtagtgtccagctctgtaaaataagcttccacatattgccatagagagaataatattaacacaaatcaaatctgctgacgtattctgcagtgcgccatcacactacagccaagccctttactcgaatcgtttttacttttccacctcagcatgttttgcgaggcggtttccttggcacgtcttgtcaaagcagagatcgcgcaccctttttacgggattctcatcaatacggacatgggtaacccaaccgcgccatttatcacggcgctcgggaggcaagcgagttttattaggcaggtggggacgcataaccgcatccgcctatataaggggataaggatccaccctttttacctacgccttcttcctcccttgcctatCCATGTCtcacgcacccgagctccagcgcccaagcccgcacttcccacctcaaccttctccagcaatgtccggagcgggaggcaaatggatggtctcctccgtcacggagggtaaagtaaaaaagctaaggaaggtcggatacctgtccaaggacatcgcgcaccggcttcctgaagaggggcagcttatccccaccccaaggccccatgagagggtcgtgtttctcccccacttcctccgcggactgggttttccactccacccatttgttcgggggctcatgttctactacggcctggatttccatgatctggctccgaacGTCATCCTcatcatctcggcgtttatcatcgtgtgcgaggcctttctccgcgtccgcccccatttcggcctctggctcaagaccttcaacgtcaagcccaaggtggtgcacggcagccaggcggagtgcggaggcgctatggcgggtaagatggccaacgtcctatggtttgagggctctttcgtggagaccctaaagggatggcaagccgggtggttttatatcaccgagccacgcgatccggaatggaccgcggcccctgagttccgatccggaccccccacgcgacttatgtcctggaaagagacgggcctgttgtggggtgacgaaaaataggtgaacggattgcaaacatgcatccagtccctggtgaacaagccagtccggcttgttaatataatccaggttatgctcgtccgccggatcctcccatgccaacaacgggattttaatctgtgggagttcgacccggcgcagcaccaaaccctcaacaagctcttcgacacgacgtatgaagacgcctggaaggtgctattcaagggcgccgaggctcccgcatccgcttccgaggaccgcggatacagctcacaACATCACGCTAGcaaggtatgccatctacaccttttataggatgtttaagcttttttcatagtttgactctatgtgggatctaaactcccttacctttgacaggcttggcgagcgATAGCCGAACCGATtaattgtccggctccgctgcccgaagatccagcccCAGCTTTACTGGTGAAGCTACTGGCTCCggcccttatgtggtgccggagaagaaggccaagaagaagaagaccatggggactcgaaagagtgcccgtaacatggtggtgtcggactcgtcatctgacgagtccgaggcgccctcctcccatgagaacgaggaggaggaagaagaaaactctccctcttcgatggagggaggagagaagaggaaggccgccccaatggaggaggccgaggggtctaggaagaggaagacccctccgccggactatgccCCTGACGCCaaagagggcgaagaggagtggccggacagggccaagcgtctggcgaaatcgtaagttcgggtaTCAGAGTACCTCATGATGTTCCTTTATTGcgcaactttccctaatgtcgaatataatcatgcagcccgccccgggccgcactcaacgagtcgtcgagcggctccctggattcatcggacatgAACTCTGTtctgcccgctgtctccccccgcattgcagatgacgccgaagtggcgttgcAACGAGctacggggcaggaggaggtggtcctggaggagccgcaaggcgacctcccggaccccaggagtgaaggggacaagacccccagggctccaaggccggccttaagccggacaccgtgccggaatcttcaacaattccggaccgtggcaggcgaactccttccaagaggagcaagccttctgagccagcagcctccgtccaatcggaggcaccggacaatctgctggaggtgcttgaaggcacctccatcgacgaggagcatcgtactattatgagtacggtgatccggaaggttcagtccg
It encodes:
- the LOC119298887 gene encoding protein MKS1-like; translated protein: MVGGDRPVLSSVSRRLAPTIIFGKHTRLFLGCSGQQPPCPVGRGFLLLPLISWQRPSTARNQSTLVFFLPHSVGYSSSSSSRCERSMDASSSEDRQSPRSRQLQLQGPRPPRLSVSKDSHKVRKPPVVPLPYGARQQAPNHRHQRAQPQPQAQQPRAPVIIYDASPKVIHTQPGEFLALVQRLTGPGAPAQYSNSTEAAAEPSAVPPQFQPQESLFSPAARYAAIERSVRPLPPGPAPYAGSWLDLDGFAEVLGSGRPGILSPVPSALPAAASVGLFSPLPFDTGSLSWLNDLSPFLASAGARDAPPFASSPGGLLLATPTVPSPGMMMRFFSDFPDL